Within Nycticebus coucang isolate mNycCou1 chromosome 16, mNycCou1.pri, whole genome shotgun sequence, the genomic segment ACTTGTAGGCTTCTTCAAACCTTAATTATCTTTATAAACTATATTAACATTGCGTCTTTCATTAAGGGATCAAACCAGCCTGAGACTCTTTTCTACCCACTTCGTGATTTATGTGCAGAATAGTAGTGAACattaattgcaaaaatgtggTCAGTTACATATGAATCAGCAAGATATACTGAGGTCAGTTATACACAAATCACTTTTGTGAAGGTCATTTGTTTTCACCTCATTGTCTCACAGGGCACCTTCAATAATTGCCACAAGGTTTATAGCTTTTGGCGACTGAGTCTCTCCAGAGAAATACACTGATGCAGGAGAATCTCTTTAGGATTTTATGCAAAACTTTAACTTTGCATCGTAAGGAACATAGTTATTGACACCAACCCATTAGTAGTCTTCTTGTTTCATTCTTATAATGCCAATTGCTTTAGAGACCAAAGTTTATATAATGGAATTCTATGGGACCTCACATGGTATAGCGAACAATGAACTCTTACAGAGTTCTTGTCAGTGAAAACCAAGTAAGTATTCTACTTAATTCTTACCTGTAATAATaccatacataaatatttatttctcttcattgTTATGGCTTTTTTCATCATTCTCACATTCTATCCTCTAGCCTTCTCAAAATAGACATCTCTGGAAAACCAACAAGACACAATACTGAAATTCACCTATTTTTGATTATAAGATATAATTCCAAAGCATACAGGTAAGTTCACAAAGGTATTCTGTTAAATACCAATTCCAGCCACATACTTTGAAAGTTGTTTCTAACATACTTGAATAATtaaatgatttatatttaaacaaataaatattatttatagccACTGCATTTCTAAATGTTTTGATTATGTAAAAATATCCATTTTGACCTTAGAAATTATATGATTAGAATTGTGAGCTAATTacttagagttaaaaaaaaattttttttatcttaaaaactgtAATGATATTTAAAGAGTTTCCTCTTATTTTAAgtgttataaaactaaaaataaaggcaaggttgcttttatttattagcaaaattatttattttgacataCTGTGGATCTACAGAAAATCTTATGTAATCATCtcagtaaagagaaaaatagtaggaatcaattcaaattaaataaaggCACCATAAATTTTTTATGCAGTGACTTTTAAATCATTTCCTTCAAAGTTAGTAGTCTCAATTTGCAGAGGTCAAAGAGAACTTAAAGAATCACCGGTAGGTATCAAAAGCAAGGTCACCCATCCCAGGTCATTGGGGTACAGCTGCTTTTCCCCCTCGCACTTACAGCTTGTTTCACAGAAGTACAGGCCAGAGCTAACAACATACTTCCAATATAATAAGGAAATTGTGCagacatacatgaaaaaaagcaagGTGGatcttatataaataattttgtattgTGTTGGCCGTATAAGACATGTTCCACACCTTACAGGGCAGTGTGATCAGGGGGTTTAGTTAAAACTTTATTAACTAGCATTATACATAAACTTTGCCttacaaaagaaggaaaggaattagATCTATGGGTGAAAATTATTGGTAATAAACTGTGGATAGCATCAGTGttcaaaaaaatgaatatgacACTAGGGAAAGGGATGAGAGAAGTGATAATctatacaaatttatttctttagcttTCTAAGGTAATTTCCTTTAAGATGAATAGTTCTCTTCTTAATTCTTAGTGATCTTTGTGAAATAGCTAAGATATAAATTTAACATATCTATAGCAtgctcttttaaaatattcattccaGGCTGTGTATGGTGGATAACATgactgttatcccagcactctgggaggccaaggcaggtggattgcttgagctcaagagttcgagaccagcctgagcaagagtaagaccctctctctaaaaacatagccaggtgttgcgttgggcaccaatagtcccagcaacttggtaggctgaggcaagcagacgATTTAAGCcaaagagtgaggttgctgtgagctatgatggcacatcactctacccagggtgacaaagtgagactctgtctcaaaaataaattaaattaaattaataaatatagaaaataaaattttcactcTACTGGGAGTGCATATATGAACAATTTCCTAGTGGAAAAGACttgattgatagatagatagatagatagatagatagatagatagatagatagatagatagatgttcATATATActgtattgaatatttatttaatatttttttaaagatcttaaatataaaaatgactttgAAGTTATTTGGAAATAGTGAACCAAATATATCCCCTAGATTTGTACATTTTCTTGCAAAAATTCATAGACAAAAACTTTAAGCATCGTCCCTGGGATTATCAAATATATCCTTTTGAATACTGAGGGTCAGAGCTTGAGGTCACAGAGGCTGAAACTATACTAGAAAAAATGTTTCCCTAGAATTCTGTGGGTGTGTGTCTCAGAGACAGTAGGGGAAGCATGAAGAAGATGCTCATCTCCTtgtcataaaaggaaaaaatgtaaaggaaaaattatacGCTCTATATTATAACCTTGTGTTTCCATAATTCCTTTCTCAACAGACAAGGCTAACATGAATGAACATAACCACTCCTTGACAACAGAGTTCCTCCTCACAGGATTTGCAGACCACCCAGAGCTGAAGACCCTACTGTCTGTGGTGTTCTCTGCCATCTACGTGGTCACCATGGTGGGGAATCTTGGTTTGGTGGCGCTGATTTACACAGAACATCGTCTTCACACACCAATGTACATCTTTCTGGGTAACTTGGCTCTGATGGATTCTTGCTGCTCCTGTGCCATTACCCCCAAGATGTTACAGAACTTCTTTTCTGAGGACAGAAGGATTTCTCTCTATGAATGTATGgcccaattttattttctctgccttgCTGAAACTACAGACTGCTTTCTTCTGGCGGCAATGGCCtatgaccgctatgtggccatATGCAGCCCACTGCAGTACCACACCAAGATGTCCAAGAAGCTCTGCATTCAGATGACTATGGGAGCCTACATCGCTGGAAACCTGCATTCCATGATTCACGTAGGATTTCTGTTTAGGTTAACTTTCTGTGGGTCTCATCAAATCAATCACTTTTTCTGTGATGTTCTTCCCTTATACAGACTCTCCTGTGTGGACCCTTATATCAATGAATTGATGATACTTATCTTTGCAGGATCAATTCAAATTTCTACCATTACCATAGTCTTCATCTCTTATCTCTGCATCCTTCTCACAATATTCACAATGAAATCCAAAGAGGGAAGAAGCAAAGCCTTATCTACTTGTGCTTCccactttctctctgtctccatatTCTATGGCTCTCTTCTCTTCATGTATGTGAGACCAAGTTCAGTTAAAGAAGGAGATAAAGACATACCTGTCGctattttttatactttagtAATTCCTTTATTAAATCCTTTTATTTATAGTCTAAGAAACAAGGAAGTAATAAATATTATGAGaagaattatgaagaaaaaaagtttcatgaCATTCTGAATCAAGTATCATTCcctttagaaaattaattatatttgataaaatttctttGGAAACCAAGAAATACTGTGAtagtagaaaatgaaaactttaatatAAAACATGATGGCATGTGAATTgagtcaaatataaaatatattagtttTGAAATCAGTGTGCTAAAATGCACTTTAAAATTAAGGtactaggggcggcgcctgtggctcagtgagtaggacgccggccccatatgccgagggtggcgggttcaaacccagccccggccaaactgcaacaaaaaaatagctgggtgctgtggcgggcacctgtagtcccggctgctcgggaggctgaggcaagagaatcgcgtaagcccaagagttagaggttgctgtgagccgtgtgacgccacggcactctacccgaggacggtacagtgagactctgtctctacaaaaaaaaaaaaaaaaattaaggtactAGGAGTAAGTAGTTGTATTTGGGGTCACAAGTAATTGCACTCTGAATCAATTGTGTCAATGTAAATAGttataattttcaataaaatactagaaatagAAGTCAATATACACAAAGgaaacttccttttaaaattggtggcaaaatttcagaatatcaaaGTGTAATCTTGAAAAATTCTGTCACATTCCAAGTTCTAAAAAGTTAATTCCTTCTTACATATCATCATCTGTGGAATGTATATTGCATGTTTGAATTTGATTCTCGATTTTCTTTGAAATCATTCAAGAGGTTAAATTCATTGAATATGGATTCAAATCTGTATGTTTTAATCAAGAACATTCTCATTTTCAGTGATAGGAAATTAGACTCTCCAGTTCTCTGAAATAGAGGGTCTCTATAATGGTGGTTTATCTATGTGTTGTTGAAATTTGGTCTAAATGTTTTTCGCCTTGATATTACTCTTTGACTTTTTCTATACTGGGAGTATCACTAACATACACTTATTCCTATGAATATTAATTATGTGTTCATAACattcacaaaaaatagaaatgctgAATTCAAGCATAAATGTGGCAGAAAATAGTTAAAATTCATAATACCccaaaatgtttatttatcacttaaaaatgcaaatgtgaaagaaaaaataattacaaaactatTACCTGTTAGGTCCTATACTAgactttttataaatattacctACCAATCAGTCAGGTTCTATTTTTTATGCATTTCCTTAGtagaaattcacattttaaaatatggagtAGCTTGCTCAAGATCAGACAGGTCACCTGGAAGGAGCTAGATCTTTGATTCCATATTGCCTCTTCTCCACATACTTTGGAGTTCAGAAAATAGAAATCCATGTAGCACAGTAGATTGCATTGTAAAGCAGCAAAAGTAAACcaaaggaggccaggcacagcagctcatgcctgtaatgctagcactctgggaggatgcctgaggtcaagagttcaagatcagcctgagcaagaataaaactccatctctactaaaaataatagaaaaattagccaagcatggttgTACATGCCTGTTGTCCTTTCTACTTGGGAGTATAAGACAGAAGaataacttgaacccaggagtttgaggttgctgtgagctaggttgataccagggcactttagcctgggcaagattctgtctcaaaacaaacaaacaaacaaaccaaaaaaaaaaaaaaaaaaaaaggaatttcgaAAGTATACTGTGCCTAGTAAGATAGAAGGAATTTTTATATTTGGGGGGGGAATAGGAAACGAGCATGACCAGGGTTCAGTAATTATGGAAATGAGTGTAGAAGTAGAAGTTAGCCTGGGGGGTTGTCCACAAAGAGGCCAGACTGTAGGGGAAAGCTCTTGGTGAGTGTGGGAAGCAAGGATGGAGGTAGATCAGGTTACTGGAACCTTACATGCCACCCTAAAATACCTGAATTTATTTAGAGGTGTCAGACATTGGAGTCTTTTTGGCAACAGAGTAGTATGATTGTATCTTTTAGGAAACTAACCTGGAAATTGATTTGAAAGAGATTGAAAGTAATGAAACCAACCCAATAAATCCTATATGAGGTTATATGAGCTGGAACTGGAGAATATCCTAA encodes:
- the LOC128567982 gene encoding olfactory receptor 5K3-like; the protein is MNEHNHSLTTEFLLTGFADHPELKTLLSVVFSAIYVVTMVGNLGLVALIYTEHRLHTPMYIFLGNLALMDSCCSCAITPKMLQNFFSEDRRISLYECMAQFYFLCLAETTDCFLLAAMAYDRYVAICSPLQYHTKMSKKLCIQMTMGAYIAGNLHSMIHVGFLFRLTFCGSHQINHFFCDVLPLYRLSCVDPYINELMILIFAGSIQISTITIVFISYLCILLTIFTMKSKEGRSKALSTCASHFLSVSIFYGSLLFMYVRPSSVKEGDKDIPVAIFYTLVIPLLNPFIYSLRNKEVINIMRRIMKKKSFMTF